One part of the Haliotis asinina isolate JCU_RB_2024 chromosome 2, JCU_Hal_asi_v2, whole genome shotgun sequence genome encodes these proteins:
- the LOC137274216 gene encoding helicase-like transcription factor, whose product MDMDVVNLPTSISQEDLEMLRTWVTENPNITDEFFFSEDSQASHVSDAEVLFGTLTTIIARSPRCDNVNSHESVCLTRESSIMGRRGTVSVYNAGNIKLGNLGQPLDEPISTILDDRVARIDAVTLDVSGTCDQEVPLHLTLYGIPANRLRCQNILREAEVEFDRNDDSISDGSTEIDLTRSPDMSLDRSPGATLDTPPDAPYYRSPELPFTQLPQTFDSLPPTSFDTTPRPFLTSIPVPVVDNYLSGTSGDTLCGSVHEELPEPSIGMLNPTVLNSLAEIDFSSSTERVLDRIAEINFGIEDQTEPVDLTTHADPGVEPANSTLEQIASWYTNFEPNPHIAVDSHREMIAHDDIHSDIDRVFENLNEGDKTSEQEPAEAVGTPLYPHQKQALSWMMSRENGDHLPPFCVEKANGEYLNTLLNFSTPERPPSIKGGILADDMGLGKTLETIALILTNFVNNRPLAVPVPERPRYKKGNKIPSKDSHEDTNSDLERKVKVENNNDEMFERLQKYDEIVTEMVTGDELPSSEATGPATPTTDVQPSTDKTKCGLGRLRLLKADNSNVDADVPEVQTVNQHVPDTEKTQSIPSPTRSSNEQRKKVILIDFQEQPSKQKRRSSSAPPSKYEQSKWRKLHLDRWTIDKELHDHSNSQDSATCDSDMKSSEDVEMGDGSDDSGTCMQDITNGVSKVNSEDVDTDLQTPVSDSDAQNTREGLVTFSDDDDDELPDVALKEEETEMVGEEKTDVCDTDSYMKDFMTANHCDERGRTLSSDCDPRCTLIICPLSVMSNWQGQIEEHAHPNVHIDVHLYYGNQRCKDANLLKQKDVVITTYGILLSEFKEYQTKGASPLMTTEWLRVVLDEGHCIRNPKAKQTKAVLTLQSQRKWVLTGTPIQNRMLDLWPLINFLNVTPLNEKHWWQSLLEKPLQRGKKIAFRRVQHLMGNIAMRRTKNTLVDGEPLVKLPKREIYMERIKMSDEESRKYKTMEEQGKIQIKNYVRNNMLLKKYILVLEIMLRLRQMCCHSFLLPDNSDCMPSEDSDSEEEDFEKKRENLVNRLKVISESEEECSVCVDVLKTPVILPCAHYFCHACILNAIKHMEQTEKGSATCPLCRAPISEDQIIDLPKEPEPQIYGDWKSSTKVDALMSALVKMRSTDPSEKSLVVSQFTSFLTLMETPLRELKFRFVRLDGKMSASQRMEAVKKFSDPEPGSPTIFLISLRAGGVGLNLTAASKVFLMEPHWNPATEEQCFDRCHRLGQTKDVIITKFISEDTIEDRMLDLQEKKRMLMQQSFKKKQTATERNEQRTRDIRNLMNIL is encoded by the exons ATGGACATGGACGTCGTAAACCTGCCGACCTCCATCTCTCAGGAGGACCTGGAAATGCTCCGGACCTGGGTGACGGAGAATCCCAACATCACAGATGAGTTTTTCTTCAGCGAGGACTCGCAGGCCTCCCATGTTTCAGATGCCGAGGTTCTGTTTGGAACTCTCACCACCATCATCGCAAGGTCGCCAAGATGTGACAAT GTGAACAGCCACGAATCTGTATGCTTGACGCGTGAGTCCAGCATCATGGGTAGGCGCGGAACAGTCAGTGTCTACAACGCCGGGAACATCAAACTTGGTAACCTCGGACAGCCGCTAGATGAACCTATATCAACCATCTTAGACGACCGTGTAGCTAGAATTGATGC AGTTACCCTGGACGTGAGTGGTACCTGTGACCAAGAGGTGCCACTTCATCTCACACTATATGGCATCCCTGCTAACAGACTCCGATGTCAAAACATTCTTCGGGAAGCTGAGGTAGAGTTTGACAGAAATGATGACTCGATCTCTGACGGATCAACTGAAATTGACCTTACCAGGTCACCCGACATGTCGCTTGACAGATCACCGGGTGCAACCTTAGACACGCCACCAGATGCACCCTATTACAGGTCACCTGAGTTACCGTTTACACAGCTACCGCAAACCTTCGACAGTTTACCACCTACTTCATTTGACACAACACCCAGGCCATTCTTGACCAGCATACCCGTACCAGTTGTAGACAACTATTTATCCGGGACATCCGGTGATACGTTGTGTGGTTCAGTTCACGAGGAATTACCCGAACCATCCATTGGCATGTTAAATCCGACAGTACTTAACAGTTTAGCTGAGATAGATTTTTCAAGCTCCACGGAGAGAGTTTTGGACAGAATAGCCGAAATAAACTTTGGTATTGAAGATCAAACAGAGCCAGTTGATCTCACAACACATGCAGACCCTGGGGTCGAGCCTGCAAACTCAACACTGGAACAAATAGCATCTTGGTACACCAATTTCGAACCCAACCCGCATATTGCTGTGGACAGCCATCGAGAAATGATAGCCCATGATGAC ATTCACAGTGATATCGACCGTGTGTTCGAAAACCTCAATGAAGGCGACAAGACTTCAGAACAGGAACCAGCAGAG GCTGTGGGTACGCCTCTGTACCCCCACCAGAAGCAGGCCCTGTCTTGGATGATGAGTCGGGAGAATGGCGACCACCTGCCTCCTTTCTGTGTGGAGAAGGCCAACGGGGAATACCTCAACACATTGCTGAACTTCTCAACGCCAGAAAGACCACCCAGTATCAAGGGAG GCATTCTCGCTGATGATATGGGTCTGGGGAAGACTCTGGAGACGATCGCCCTGATTCTCACCAACTTCGTCAACAACCGACCACTGGCTGTTCCTGTGCCAGAAAGACCCAGATACAAGAAAGGAAATAAG ATTCCATCAAAGGACTCACATGAAGATACAAACTCTGACCTCGAAAGGAAGGTGAAGGTCGAAAACAACAACGACGAGATGTTCGAGCGGCTTCAGAAGTACGATGAGATTGTCACAGAAATGGTAACGGGGGATGAACTGCCCAGCTCAGAAGCTACTGGTCCCGCCACACCCACCACTGACGTACAACCATCAACTGATAAGACGAAATGTGGTTTAGGAAGGCTGCGTCTCCTGAAGGCAGACAATTCAAATGTTGATGCAGATGTTCCTG AGGTCCAAACAGTCAACCAACATGTGCCAGACACAGAGAAAACACAGTCCATTCCATCCCCGACAAG GTCATCAAACGAACAGCGAAAAAAGGTCATTTTAATAGATTTCCAGGAGCAGCCTTCTAAACAAAAGAGGCGAAGCTCAT CTGCCCCTCCTTCCAAATATGAACAATCGAAGTGGAGAAAACTGCATCTAGACAGATGGACTATAGACAAGGAATTGCATGACCACTCAAACTCACAGGACAGTGCAACATGTGATTCTGATATGAAGAGTAGTGAAGACGTCGAGATGGGCGACGGTAGTGACGACTCCGGTACTTGCATGCAGGACATCACCAACGGTGTCAGCAAAGTAAACTCGGAGGATGTTGACACGGATCTTCAAACTCCTGTCAGTGACAGTGACGCACAAAACACAAGAGAAGGACTTGTGACcttcagtgatgatgatgatgatgaacttcCGGATGTGGCTCTTAAGGAAGAGGAGACTGAGATGGTGGGGGAGGAGAAGACGGATGTGTGTGATACAGATTCATACATGAAGG ACTTCATGACAGCCAATCACTGTGATGAAAGAGGGCGTACTCTCAGCAGCGACTGCGACCCAAGGTGTACCCTGATTATCTGCCCCTTGAGCGTTATGAGCAACTGGCAG GGCCAGATTGAAGAACACGCTCATCCCAACGTCCATATTGACGTCCATCTTTACTATGGAAACCAGCGATGTAAGGATGCCAATCTTCTCAAACAGAAGGATGTAGTCATCACAACGTACGGCATACTGCTGAGTGAATTTAAG GAGTATCAAACAAAAGGAGCATCCCCTCTGATGACGACCGAGTGGCTGCGAGTCGTGTTGGACGAAGGTCATTGCATTCGGAACCCCAAAGCCAAACAAACCAAAGCTGTGCTTACACTTCAGTCACAACGCAAGTGGGTGCTGACAG GTACACCTATACAGAACAGGATGCTGGACCTGTGGCCGCTGATCAATTTCCTCAACGTAACACCTCTCAATGAGAAACACTGGTGGCAAAGTTTGTTGGAAAAACCATTGCAACGTGGGAAGAAAATAGCCTTCAG ACGTGTCCAGCATCTGATGGGTAACATCGCAATGCGAAGGACAAAGAACACCCTCGTAGATGGAGAGCCGCTTGTGAAGCTGCCCAAGAGAGAAATTTACATGGAGCGAATCAAAATGTCGGACGAAGAGAGCCGGAAGTACAAGACCATGGAGGAGCAGGGGAAGATCCAGATAAAGAA CTATGTTCGGAACAACATGCTACTAAAGAAGTATATCCTGGTACTGGAGATCATGCTCCGACTGCGACAGATGTGTTGCCATAGTTTCCTGCTGCCTGACAATTCTGACTGCATGCCTAGCGAAGACTCGG ATTCCGAGGAGGAAGACTTTGAAAAGAAGCGTGAGAATCTGGTTAACAGACTGAAGGTCATCAGCGAGTCAGAGGAAGAgtgttctgtgtgtgtcgacGTCCTGAAGACTCCCGTGATACTACCATGTGCACATTACTTCTGTCACGCATGTATCCTCAACGCCATCAAACACATGGAACAAACAGAGAAG GGTTCCGCTACCTGCCCATTGTGTCGAGCACCTATATCGGAGGACCAGATCATAGATCTACCAAAGGAACCAGAACCACAGATCTACGGCGACTGGAAGTCAAGTACAAAG GTGGATGCCCTGATGAGTGCCCTTGTGAAAATGAGAAGTACAGATCCATCTGAAAAGAGTCTGGTAGTCTCACAGTTCACCTCTTTCCTGACTCTCATGGAAACACCACTCAG GGAGCTCAAGTTCAGATTCGTGAGACTGGATGGTAAAATGTCTGCCTCACAACGCATGGAAGCTGTCAAGAAGTTCTCTGATCCTGAGCCTGGGTCGCCCACCATCTTCCTCATCTCGTTACGCGCAGGGGGCGTGGGCCTGAACCTGACTGCGGCGTCCAAGGTGTTCCTTATGGAGCCG CACTGGAACCCCGCCACGGAGGAACAGTGTTTCGACAGATGCCACCGCCTGGGCCAAACCAAAGATGTCATCATCACAAAG TTCATTTCTGAGGACACTATTGAGGATCGTATGCTGGACCTccaggagaagaagagaatgTTGATGCAGCAATCTTTCAAGAAGAAACAGACAGCCACTGAGAGGAACGAACAGAGGACACGTGATATCAGAAACTTGATGAACATCTTGTGA
- the LOC137271980 gene encoding serine/threonine-protein phosphatase 6 regulatory ankyrin repeat subunit C-like: MFSECCIYEIKKLLKHGDFDGVKRLLQREGERRHSSPCIHQHGKDPAPNMSPVGMAVSAGNMEVVRALISAGFDPNESCSIDNLLKRPVHIAICGGRVGIVKSLIHDYGVKLNDDGEGSALFWAIVSGSEELVAYLYDRTDDPSLKQAIFTAVEFNKPSICSYIMSLGIDLKLRCPRDLTPLAYAISLANTDIAKILIKGGSELEGVFPRGNSMLHLGVMSGQLDIVKYLCRVGMDVNKQNKYGNTPLHLATLYGLYDIAHYLVVDMNACLTKVEVDRKTPFATSFLMRRTDIAHLILAAGYVPTQEEFSTVLDDKDLSTSLKLVVMNPRCLKHCAVLAMRRHFGHDVFNKWDHL, encoded by the coding sequence ATGTTCAGTGAGTGTTGTATCTACGAGATCAAGAAGTTGTTGAAGCATGGCGACTTCGATGGAGTCAAGCGTCTTCTTCAGCGTGAGGGCGAGAGACGCCATTCAAGTCCTTGTATTCACCAGCACGGGAAGGACCCAGCACCCAATATGTCACCAGTAGGTATGGCTGTGAGTGCCGGGAACATGGAGGTTGTTAGAGCGCTCATATCGGCCGGATTTGATCCTAATGAAAGTTGTTCTATTGATAACTTGCTCAAGAGACCTGTCCATATTGCTATATGTGGTGGGCGAGTGGGAATTGTGAAATCTCTAATACATGACTACGGTGTGAAGTTGAACGACGATGGGGAAGGATCGGCGTTATTCTGGGCTATCGTCAGCGGTTCAGAGGAGCTGGTTGCCTACCTGTACGACAGGACAGATGATCCTTCGCTCAAACAGGCAATTTTCACGGCTGTAGAATTCAACAAACCGTCCATCTGTTCGTACATCATGTCACTTGGAATAGACTTGAAGTTAAGATGTCCGAGGGACCTCACGCCGCTTGCCTATGCAATATCTCTGGCTAACACCGACATTGCTAAAATCCTTATTAAAGGTGGGTCTGAACTTGAAGGAGTATTTCCCAGAGGCAACAGTATGTTGCATTTAGGAGTAATGTCCGGTCAGCTCGATATAGTAAAATATCTGTGCCGAGTCGGTATGGatgtcaacaaacaaaataaatacgGCAACACGCCGTTGCACTTGGCCACTTTGTATGGTTTATACGACATCGCCCACTACCTCGTTGTCGACATGAACGCGTGTCTGACAAAGGTGGAAGTTGACAGAAAGACCCCGTTTGCTACATCGTTTTTGATGAGACGTACAGACATAGCTCACCTCATTTTGGCTGCTGGGTACGTTCCGACACAGGAAGAATTTTCAACAGTACTGGATGACAAAGACTTGAGCACGAGTCTTAAACTAGTCGTGATGAATCCCAGATGTCTGAAACACTGTGCTGTCCTTGCGATGAGGCGTCATTTTGGACACGATGTATTCAATAAATGGGACCATTTGTAA